From the Pseudomonas putida genome, one window contains:
- a CDS encoding rhodanese-related sulfurtransferase — translation MSQAIVVAALYKFVTLEDYVELREPLLKAMLDNGVKGTLLLAHEGINGTVSATREGIDGLLAWLRNDPRLVDVDHKESYCDEQPFYRTKVKLKKEIVTLGVPGVDPNQAVGTYVEPKDWNALISDPEVLLIDTRNDYEVAIGTFKGAIDPKTETFREFPEYIKANFDPSKHKKVAMFCTGGIRCEKASSYMLGEGFEEVYHLKGGVLKYFEEVPQEESLWDGDCFVFDNRVTVRHDLSEGEYDQCHACRHPVDAKDRESEHYSPGVSCPHCWDTLSEKTRRSAIDRQKQIELAKARNQPHPIGYNYKAEA, via the coding sequence ATGTCCCAAGCTATCGTCGTGGCGGCGCTGTACAAGTTCGTCACCCTGGAAGACTACGTCGAACTGCGTGAGCCACTGCTCAAGGCCATGCTCGACAACGGCGTCAAAGGCACCTTGCTGCTGGCCCATGAAGGCATCAACGGCACCGTTTCGGCCACCCGCGAAGGCATCGACGGCCTGCTCGCCTGGCTACGCAACGACCCGCGCCTGGTCGATGTCGACCACAAGGAATCCTACTGCGACGAGCAGCCCTTCTACCGCACCAAGGTCAAGCTCAAGAAAGAGATCGTCACCCTTGGCGTGCCGGGTGTCGACCCGAACCAGGCCGTCGGCACCTATGTCGAGCCCAAGGACTGGAACGCCCTGATCAGTGACCCGGAAGTGCTGCTGATCGACACCCGCAACGACTACGAAGTGGCCATCGGCACCTTCAAGGGCGCCATCGACCCGAAGACCGAGACCTTCCGCGAGTTCCCCGAGTACATCAAGGCCAACTTCGACCCGAGCAAGCACAAGAAGGTCGCGATGTTCTGCACCGGTGGCATCCGTTGCGAAAAAGCTTCCAGCTACATGCTCGGTGAAGGCTTCGAGGAGGTCTATCATCTTAAGGGTGGCGTCCTGAAATACTTCGAGGAAGTGCCTCAGGAAGAAAGCCTCTGGGACGGCGACTGTTTCGTCTTCGACAACCGCGTCACGGTGCGCCATGACCTGAGCGAAGGCGAGTACGACCAGTGCCATGCCTGCCGCCACCCGGTCGATGCCAAGGACCGCGAGTCCGAGCACTATTCGCCAGGCGTGAGCTGCCCGCATTGCTGGGACACCCTGAGCGAAAAGACCCGGCGCAGCGCCATCGACCGACAGAAGCAGATCGAGCTGGCCAAGGCCCGCAACCAGCCACACCCGATTGGTTACAACTACAAAGCTGAGGCTTGA
- a CDS encoding DsbA family protein gives MTARLIYVMDPMCSWCWGFAPVAAALIAQAAEAGVSTRLVPGGLRSGGSALDGSTRKYILEHWQAVAEATGQPFRFEGAMPDGFVYDTEPACRALVTARELDAERVWPLLALIQRSFYEQGVDVTRAPQLVELAEQAGFDRERFAQQFASHDIRAATSADFSWVQDLGIAGFPTLLAERNGQLALLTNGYQPLDSLQPLLGRWLQQAVCA, from the coding sequence ATGACCGCCCGCCTGATCTATGTGATGGATCCGATGTGCTCCTGGTGCTGGGGGTTCGCGCCAGTGGCCGCGGCGCTGATCGCACAGGCCGCCGAGGCGGGCGTCAGCACGCGGCTGGTGCCGGGCGGCCTGCGCAGCGGCGGCAGCGCGCTGGACGGCTCGACCCGCAAGTACATCCTCGAGCACTGGCAGGCGGTGGCCGAAGCCACCGGGCAGCCGTTCCGTTTCGAAGGCGCCATGCCTGATGGCTTCGTCTACGACACCGAACCGGCCTGTCGCGCCCTGGTCACTGCCCGCGAGCTGGACGCCGAGCGTGTCTGGCCGCTGCTGGCGCTGATCCAGCGTTCGTTCTACGAGCAGGGCGTGGATGTCACCCGCGCCCCGCAACTGGTCGAGCTGGCCGAACAGGCCGGCTTCGACCGCGAGCGCTTCGCCCAGCAGTTCGCCAGCCATGACATCCGCGCTGCCACCAGCGCGGACTTCAGCTGGGTGCAGGACCTCGGCATCGCCGGCTTCCCGACCCTGCTGGCCGAGCGCAACGGCCAACTGGCGTTGCTGACCAACGGCTATCAGCCGCTGGACAGCCTGCAACCCCTGCTTGGCCGCTGGCTGCAGCAGGCCGTCTGTGCTTGA
- a CDS encoding ABC transporter ATP-binding protein, translating into MLDLPGSPDPVPGKPAAVSDRLSWAEIRRLALHHKKNLWTANLVAVLAACCSVPIPLLLPLLVDEVLLGHGDAALKWMNHLLPSSWQVAAGYIGLMLAATLCLRLAALAFNVVQAKLFAGLAKDIVYRLRIRLIERLKRISLKEYESLGSGTVTTHLVTDLDTLDKFVGETLSRFLVAMLTLTGTAAILIWMHWQLALLILLFNPLVIYFTVQLGKRVKHLKKLENDSTSRFTQALSETLDAIQEIRAGNRQGYFLGRLGLRAREVRDYAVESQWKSDASGRASGLLFQFGIDIFRAAAMLTVLFSDLSIGQMLAVFSYLWFMIGPVEQLLNLQYAYYAAGGALSRLNELLSRADEPQYPAASDPFAGRETVGIEVRDLRFAYADEPVLDQLNLVIAPGEKVAIVGASGGGKSTLVQLLLGLYSAQAGTIRFGGASLQEIGLETLRENVAVVLQHPSLFNDSVRANLTMGRECTDEACWQALRIAQLDATIAALPQGLDSVVGRSGVRLSGGQRQRLAIARMVLAEPKVVILDEATSALDAATEYNLHQALARFLSGRTTLIIAHRLSAVKQADRVLVFDGGHVAEDGDHQQLIAEGGLYAKLYGHLQQT; encoded by the coding sequence GTGCTTGATCTGCCAGGGTCGCCAGACCCTGTGCCAGGGAAGCCCGCCGCTGTGTCCGATCGCCTGAGCTGGGCGGAAATCCGCCGCCTGGCCCTGCATCACAAGAAAAACCTCTGGACCGCCAACCTGGTCGCCGTACTGGCGGCCTGTTGCAGCGTGCCGATTCCGCTGCTGCTGCCGTTGCTGGTCGACGAAGTGCTGTTGGGCCACGGCGACGCCGCGCTGAAATGGATGAACCACTTGCTGCCGAGCAGCTGGCAAGTGGCGGCCGGCTACATCGGCCTGATGCTGGCGGCCACGCTGTGCCTGCGCCTGGCGGCACTGGCCTTCAACGTGGTGCAGGCCAAGCTGTTCGCCGGGTTGGCCAAGGACATCGTCTACCGCCTGCGCATTCGCCTGATCGAGCGCCTCAAGCGCATCTCGCTCAAGGAATACGAAAGCCTCGGCAGCGGCACCGTGACCACGCACCTGGTCACCGACCTGGACACCCTCGACAAGTTCGTCGGCGAGACCCTCAGCCGCTTCCTGGTGGCCATGCTGACCCTCACCGGCACGGCGGCGATCCTGATCTGGATGCACTGGCAGCTGGCATTGCTGATCCTGTTGTTCAACCCGCTGGTGATCTACTTCACCGTGCAGTTGGGCAAGCGCGTCAAGCACCTGAAGAAACTCGAGAACGACAGCACTTCGCGCTTTACCCAGGCGCTGTCGGAAACCCTGGATGCCATCCAGGAAATCCGTGCCGGCAACCGCCAGGGCTACTTCCTCGGCCGCCTCGGCCTGCGGGCCCGTGAAGTGCGCGACTATGCCGTGGAATCGCAATGGAAGAGCGATGCCAGTGGCCGTGCCAGTGGCCTGCTGTTCCAGTTCGGTATCGATATTTTCCGTGCGGCAGCGATGCTGACCGTCCTGTTCTCCGACCTGTCGATCGGCCAGATGCTGGCAGTGTTCAGTTACCTGTGGTTCATGATCGGCCCGGTAGAGCAACTGCTGAACCTGCAATATGCCTACTACGCCGCCGGCGGCGCGCTGAGCCGGCTCAACGAGCTGCTGTCGCGGGCCGACGAACCGCAGTACCCGGCCGCCAGCGACCCGTTCGCCGGCCGCGAGACGGTGGGTATCGAGGTGCGCGACCTGCGCTTCGCCTATGCCGATGAGCCGGTGCTGGACCAGTTGAACCTGGTCATTGCCCCCGGTGAGAAAGTAGCCATTGTCGGTGCCAGCGGTGGCGGCAAGAGCACCCTGGTGCAGCTGCTGCTGGGCTTGTACAGCGCGCAGGCCGGGACCATCCGCTTTGGCGGTGCCAGCCTGCAGGAAATCGGCCTTGAGACCTTGCGCGAGAACGTCGCAGTGGTGCTGCAGCACCCCTCGCTGTTCAACGACAGCGTGCGCGCCAACCTGACCATGGGGCGCGAATGCACCGACGAGGCCTGCTGGCAGGCACTGCGTATTGCCCAGTTGGACGCCACCATCGCCGCCTTGCCGCAAGGGCTGGACAGCGTGGTCGGCCGCTCGGGGGTGCGCCTGTCCGGTGGGCAGCGTCAGCGCCTGGCAATTGCCCGTATGGTGCTGGCCGAACCCAAGGTGGTCATTCTCGATGAGGCCACCTCGGCGCTGGATGCCGCCACCGAGTACAACCTGCACCAGGCACTGGCGCGCTTCCTCAGTGGCCGGACCACGCTGATCATTGCCCACCGCTTGTCGGCGGTGAAGCAGGCCGACCGCGTGCTGGTATTCGACGGCGGCCATGTGGCCGAGGATGGCGACCATCAGCAGCTGATCGCCGAGGGTGGGTTATATGCCAAGTTGTACGGGCATTTGCAGCAGACCTGA
- a CDS encoding EAL domain-containing protein codes for MKGNRTQEAPRLVGIIWPFIAVVVFQVLLGSLSLYALSAVRAYVAGESLWSKAQKDAIYYLNLYADDRDERTYQRYRQAITVPEGDHELRELLDQASPDLEGARRAVLQGGNHPDDVDRIIWFYRNFRQVSYMQTAIDYWNIGDDYLIKLDVLASEMHASIAAGQVDATQLKDWKSRIVAINEGVTPAAKAFSDALGEGSRMLLRVLLVTNLLTALFLITIAWRRSSKLLAQRQAFASALREEKERAQITLESIGDAVITADVEGNIVYMNPAAEQLTHWQSGQAQGLPLGALFSLLDEEEQGEGCTLVEQVLNGSLKGGAEHSRLIQRLDGSTVSVNLVGSPIVNNDQLAGIVLVLHDMTQERQYIANLSWQATHDALTGLANRREFEYRLEQALNGLVRQAGRHSLMFLDLDQFKLVNDTCGHAAGDELLRHICAVLQSGLREGDTLARLGGDEFGVLLENCPADQAERIGENLRQAVQSLHFVWKGRPFVTTVSIGLVHMAQAPGTLEASLRAADMACYMAKEKGRNRVQVYHADDSELSMRFGEMAWIQRLHVALEENRFCLYCQEIAALKAIEGPGHIEILLRLHDESGRTILPDSFIPAAERYGLMTALDRWVVRSVFEVIRQCLDEGRDGPLAMCAINLSGTSIGDDKFLEYLQRLFVEYAIPPRMICFEITETSAIANLGSAIRFINELKGLGCKFSLDDFCAGMSSFAYLKHLPVDFLKIDGSFVKDMLDDPVNRAMVEVINHIGHVMGKRTIAEFVETPLIEQALQEIGVDYAQGYLIERPQVFTCDSLQRQRIAARPLLHRAPGTFR; via the coding sequence ATGAAGGGAAATCGCACTCAAGAAGCGCCAAGGTTGGTAGGTATCATCTGGCCCTTCATCGCCGTTGTTGTATTCCAGGTATTGCTGGGCAGCCTCAGCCTTTATGCATTGTCGGCGGTCCGTGCCTACGTGGCCGGTGAAAGCCTGTGGTCCAAGGCGCAGAAAGACGCCATCTATTACCTCAACCTGTATGCCGATGACCGCGACGAGCGCACCTATCAGCGCTATCGCCAGGCCATTACCGTGCCCGAGGGCGACCACGAGCTGCGTGAATTGCTGGACCAGGCCAGCCCGGACCTGGAAGGCGCCCGCCGGGCCGTGCTGCAGGGTGGCAACCACCCGGACGATGTTGACCGGATCATCTGGTTCTACCGCAATTTCCGCCAGGTCAGCTACATGCAGACGGCGATCGACTACTGGAACATCGGCGATGACTACCTGATCAAGCTCGATGTGCTGGCCAGCGAAATGCACGCGAGTATCGCCGCAGGCCAGGTCGACGCCACCCAGCTCAAGGATTGGAAGAGCCGCATCGTTGCCATCAACGAAGGCGTCACGCCCGCAGCCAAGGCCTTCAGCGATGCCTTGGGTGAGGGCTCGCGAATGCTCCTGCGGGTGCTGCTGGTCACCAACCTGCTGACCGCACTGTTCCTCATTACCATTGCCTGGCGTCGCTCGAGCAAGCTGCTGGCCCAGCGCCAGGCCTTCGCCAGTGCCCTGCGGGAGGAGAAAGAGCGGGCGCAGATCACCCTCGAGTCGATTGGCGACGCGGTGATCACCGCCGATGTCGAGGGCAATATCGTCTACATGAACCCCGCTGCCGAGCAGCTGACCCACTGGCAGTCCGGCCAGGCGCAGGGCCTGCCGCTGGGGGCGCTGTTCAGCCTGCTCGACGAGGAGGAGCAGGGCGAAGGCTGCACCTTGGTCGAGCAGGTACTCAATGGCAGCCTCAAGGGCGGCGCCGAGCACTCCCGGCTGATCCAGCGCCTGGATGGCAGTACGGTGTCGGTCAACCTGGTCGGCTCGCCGATCGTCAATAACGACCAGCTGGCCGGTATCGTGCTGGTGCTGCACGACATGACCCAGGAGCGGCAGTACATCGCCAACCTGTCCTGGCAGGCCACCCATGATGCCCTGACCGGCCTGGCTAACCGCCGTGAATTCGAGTATCGCCTGGAGCAGGCACTCAATGGCCTGGTGCGCCAAGCCGGGCGGCATTCGTTGATGTTCCTCGACCTCGACCAGTTCAAGCTGGTCAACGACACCTGCGGCCATGCTGCCGGTGACGAGCTGCTCAGGCACATCTGTGCGGTGTTGCAGTCGGGGCTGCGTGAAGGCGATACACTCGCGCGCCTGGGTGGCGATGAATTTGGTGTGCTGCTGGAAAACTGCCCGGCCGACCAGGCCGAGCGCATCGGCGAGAACCTGCGCCAGGCCGTGCAGAGCCTGCACTTCGTGTGGAAGGGCAGGCCGTTCGTGACCACCGTCAGTATCGGCCTGGTGCATATGGCGCAGGCGCCGGGTACGCTGGAGGCTTCGTTGCGGGCTGCCGACATGGCCTGCTACATGGCCAAGGAAAAGGGCCGTAACCGGGTCCAGGTGTACCATGCCGACGACAGCGAGCTGTCCATGCGCTTTGGTGAAATGGCCTGGATCCAGCGCCTGCATGTGGCCCTGGAGGAAAACCGCTTCTGCCTCTATTGCCAGGAAATCGCCGCGTTGAAGGCCATCGAGGGCCCAGGCCATATCGAGATCTTGCTGCGCCTGCACGACGAAAGCGGTCGCACCATCCTGCCGGACAGCTTCATTCCGGCCGCCGAGCGCTATGGCCTGATGACGGCGCTGGACCGCTGGGTGGTGCGCAGCGTATTCGAGGTCATCCGCCAATGCCTGGACGAGGGGCGGGACGGGCCACTGGCGATGTGCGCGATCAACCTTTCGGGCACCAGCATCGGCGACGATAAGTTCCTCGAGTACCTGCAGCGGTTGTTCGTCGAATACGCCATTCCACCGCGCATGATCTGTTTCGAGATCACTGAGACCAGTGCCATTGCCAACCTCGGCAGTGCCATCCGCTTCATCAATGAATTGAAGGGGCTGGGTTGCAAGTTCTCCCTGGACGACTTCTGTGCCGGGATGTCGTCATTCGCCTATTTGAAACATTTACCCGTCGACTTCTTGAAGATCGACGGAAGTTTTGTCAAAGATATGCTCGACGACCCGGTTAACCGTGCCATGGTCGAGGTGATCAATCACATCGGCCACGTCATGGGCAAGCGGACCATCGCCGAGTTCGTCGAAACACCGTTGATAGAGCAGGCCTTGCAGGAGATCGGCGTGGATTACGCCCAGGGCTATCTGATTGAACGGCCACAGGTGTTCACCTGTGACAGTCTGCAGCGCCAACGGATTGCTGCGCGGCCCTTGTTGCATCGGGCGCCAGGTACATTTCGCTGA
- a CDS encoding TenA family transcriptional regulator, with translation MIDAFVRIGPLMDPASYPQWAQQLIEDCRESKRRVVEHEFYQRLRDGELRQSTIRQYLIGGWPVVEQFSLYMAHNLTKTRYARHPGEDMARRWLMRNIRVELNHADYWVNWCHAHGVHLHDLQAQDVPPELNGLNDWCWRVCTTESLAIAMAATNYAIEGATGEWSAVVCAEDTYAMGFPEDVRKRAMKWLKMHAQYDDAHPWEALEIICTLAGENPTLGLRNELRKAICKSYDCMYLFLERCMQLEGRQQGRMRPALAAG, from the coding sequence GTGATTGATGCATTCGTACGTATCGGGCCCTTGATGGACCCGGCCAGTTACCCCCAGTGGGCCCAGCAACTCATCGAGGATTGCCGTGAGAGCAAGCGCCGGGTGGTCGAACACGAGTTCTATCAGCGCCTGCGTGATGGCGAGCTGCGCCAGTCGACCATTCGCCAGTACCTGATCGGTGGCTGGCCGGTGGTCGAGCAGTTTTCCCTGTACATGGCCCACAACCTGACCAAGACCCGCTATGCCCGCCATCCTGGTGAGGACATGGCGCGGCGCTGGCTGATGCGCAACATCCGCGTCGAGCTCAACCATGCCGACTACTGGGTGAACTGGTGCCATGCCCATGGCGTGCACCTGCACGACCTGCAGGCGCAGGATGTGCCGCCAGAACTGAATGGGCTGAACGACTGGTGCTGGCGGGTCTGCACCACCGAGTCGCTGGCGATTGCCATGGCGGCGACCAACTATGCGATCGAGGGGGCGACCGGTGAGTGGTCAGCGGTGGTGTGCGCCGAGGACACCTATGCCATGGGTTTCCCGGAGGATGTACGCAAGCGTGCGATGAAGTGGCTGAAGATGCATGCCCAGTACGATGATGCGCACCCGTGGGAGGCGCTGGAGATCATCTGCACGCTGGCGGGCGAGAACCCGACCCTGGGGCTGCGCAACGAGCTGCGCAAGGCGATCTGCAAGAGTTATGACTGCATGTACCTGTTCCTGGAGCGGTGCATGCAACTGGAAGGGCGCCAGCAAGGGCGCATGCGCCCGGCCTTGGCCGCCGGCTGA
- a CDS encoding YciK family oxidoreductase encodes MFDYTARPGLLAGRVILVTGAGRGIGAAAAKAYAALGATVLLLGKTEANLNEVYDQIEAAGHPQPVVIPFNLETALPHQYDELAVMIEEQFGRLDGLLNNASIIGPRTPLEQLSGDNFMRVMHINVDATFMLTSTLLPLLKLSEDASVVFTSSSVGRKGRAYWGAYGVSKFATEGLMQTLADELEGVAPVRSNSINPGATRTAMRAQAYPSENPQNNPLPEEIMPVYLYLMGPDSKDVNGQALNAQ; translated from the coding sequence ATGTTCGACTACACCGCCCGCCCCGGCCTGCTCGCTGGCCGCGTCATCCTGGTCACCGGTGCCGGCCGCGGCATCGGCGCCGCTGCCGCCAAGGCCTATGCCGCCCTGGGCGCCACCGTGCTGCTGCTGGGCAAGACCGAAGCCAACCTCAACGAGGTCTACGACCAGATCGAGGCCGCCGGCCACCCGCAGCCAGTGGTGATCCCGTTCAACCTGGAAACCGCCCTGCCCCATCAGTACGACGAGCTGGCAGTGATGATCGAGGAACAGTTCGGACGCCTCGACGGCTTGCTCAACAACGCCTCGATCATCGGCCCGCGCACGCCCCTGGAGCAGCTGTCGGGCGACAATTTCATGCGGGTGATGCACATCAACGTCGACGCCACCTTCATGCTCACCAGCACCCTCCTGCCGCTGCTCAAGTTGTCGGAGGACGCCTCGGTGGTGTTCACCTCCAGCAGCGTCGGGCGCAAGGGCCGGGCGTACTGGGGGGCCTACGGGGTGTCGAAGTTCGCCACCGAAGGGCTGATGCAGACCCTCGCCGACGAGCTGGAGGGCGTGGCGCCGGTGCGCTCCAACAGCATCAACCCGGGCGCCACGCGCACGGCGATGCGTGCCCAGGCGTACCCGAGCGAAAACCCGCAGAACAATCCGCTGCCGGAAGAGATCATGCCGGTCTATCTGTACCTGATGGGGCCGGATAGCAAAGACGTGAATGGGCAGGCGCTCAACGCCCAATAA
- the mupP gene encoding N-acetylmuramic acid 6-phosphate phosphatase MupP, giving the protein MRLRAVLFDMDGTLLDTAPDFIAICQAMLAERGLPAIDDQLIRDVISGGARAMVAATFAMDPEAEGFEALRLEFLERYQRDCAVHSKLFDGMGELLADIEKGNLLWGVVTNKPVRFAEPIMQQLGLAKRSALLICPDHVKNSKPDPEPLILACKTLDLDPASVLFVGDDLRDIESGRDAGTRTAAVRYGYIHPEDNPNNWGADVVVDHPLELRKVIDSALCGC; this is encoded by the coding sequence ATGCGTTTGCGAGCAGTACTCTTCGACATGGACGGCACCCTGCTCGACACGGCGCCGGACTTCATCGCCATCTGCCAGGCCATGCTCGCCGAGCGCGGCCTGCCGGCCATCGATGACCAGCTGATCCGCGACGTGATCTCCGGCGGCGCCCGCGCCATGGTTGCCGCAACCTTCGCCATGGACCCCGAGGCCGAAGGCTTCGAGGCCCTGCGCCTGGAATTCCTCGAGCGCTACCAGCGCGACTGTGCCGTGCACAGCAAGCTGTTCGACGGCATGGGCGAGCTGCTGGCCGACATCGAAAAGGGCAACCTGCTGTGGGGCGTGGTGACCAACAAGCCAGTGCGCTTCGCTGAACCGATCATGCAGCAGCTGGGCCTAGCCAAGCGTTCGGCACTGCTGATCTGCCCGGACCACGTGAAGAACAGCAAGCCCGACCCTGAGCCGCTGATCCTCGCCTGCAAGACCCTGGACCTGGACCCGGCCAGCGTGCTGTTCGTCGGCGACGACCTGCGCGACATCGAGTCTGGCCGCGATGCCGGCACCCGCACGGCCGCGGTGCGCTACGGCTATATTCATCCAGAGGACAACCCGAACAACTGGGGCGCAGATGTGGTGGTGGACCACCCGCTGGAACTGCGCAAGGTGATCGACAGCGCCCTGTGCGGCTGCTGA
- the ubiG gene encoding bifunctional 2-polyprenyl-6-hydroxyphenol methylase/3-demethylubiquinol 3-O-methyltransferase UbiG — protein MSNVDHAEIAKFEALAHRWWDRESEFKPLHDINPLRVNWIDERVGLAGKKVLDVGCGGGILSEAMALRGATVTGIDMGEAPLAVAQLHQLESGVEVEYRQITAEALAEEMPEQFDVVTCLEMLEHVPDPSSVIRACYRMVKPGGQVFFSTINRNPKAYLLAIVGAEYILKMLPRGTHDFKKFIRPSELGAWSRVAGLAVKDIIGLTYNPLTKHYKLSSDVDVNYMIQTLREE, from the coding sequence ATGAGCAACGTCGACCACGCCGAAATCGCCAAGTTCGAAGCCTTGGCCCACCGCTGGTGGGACCGTGAAAGCGAGTTCAAGCCGCTGCACGACATCAACCCGCTGCGCGTCAACTGGATCGATGAGCGCGTCGGCCTGGCGGGCAAGAAGGTGCTTGACGTCGGCTGCGGCGGCGGCATCCTCAGCGAGGCCATGGCCTTGCGCGGCGCCACCGTCACCGGCATCGACATGGGCGAGGCGCCACTGGCCGTTGCCCAGTTGCACCAGCTGGAGTCGGGCGTCGAGGTCGAATACCGGCAGATCACCGCCGAAGCCCTGGCTGAAGAGATGCCCGAGCAGTTCGACGTGGTCACCTGCCTGGAGATGCTCGAGCACGTGCCCGACCCGTCCTCGGTGATCCGCGCCTGCTACCGCATGGTCAAGCCTGGTGGCCAGGTGTTCTTCTCGACCATCAACCGCAACCCCAAGGCCTACCTGCTGGCCATCGTCGGCGCTGAATACATCCTGAAGATGCTGCCGCGCGGCACCCACGACTTCAAGAAGTTCATCCGCCCGTCCGAGCTGGGCGCCTGGAGCCGTGTCGCCGGCCTTGCCGTCAAGGACATCATCGGCTTGACCTACAACCCGCTGACCAAGCACTACAAGCTGAGCAGCGACGTTGACGTCAACTACATGATCCAGACCCTGCGCGAGGAATGA
- the mtnA gene encoding S-methyl-5-thioribose-1-phosphate isomerase has protein sequence MRERLLAAEKVTGMRWQGGVLHLLDQRLLPSEERWLTCDNVAQVAAAIRDMAVRGAAAIGIAAAYGLVLALEERLAQGGDWEMDLEEDFLSLAEARPTAANLFWALNRMRERLLRVRGEEDVLAVLEAEAIAIHESDREANLTMAQHGIELIRRHQGNEQTLLTYGNAGALASGGIGTALGVIRAGYLEGMVERVYAGETRPWLQGSRLTAWELANEGIPVTLCADSALAHLMKTKGITWVVVGADCIAANGDVASKIGTYQLAVSAMHHGVRFMVVASSTSIDLNLATGEDIPLEEREADELLDYAGTRVAPQVEAFNPVFDVTPADLVDVIVTERGIVERPDTAKLAQLMCRKRLH, from the coding sequence ATGCGCGAGCGACTTTTGGCGGCGGAGAAGGTGACCGGGATGCGCTGGCAAGGCGGCGTCCTGCACTTGCTCGATCAGCGCCTGCTGCCGTCGGAAGAACGCTGGCTGACCTGCGACAATGTCGCGCAGGTGGCGGCGGCGATTCGCGACATGGCCGTGCGTGGCGCCGCTGCCATTGGCATTGCTGCAGCCTATGGGCTGGTGCTGGCCCTGGAAGAGCGCCTGGCCCAGGGCGGCGACTGGGAAATGGACCTGGAGGAGGACTTCCTCAGCCTGGCCGAAGCCCGGCCCACTGCAGCCAACCTGTTCTGGGCGCTGAACCGCATGCGCGAGCGCCTGTTGCGTGTGCGAGGCGAAGAAGACGTGCTGGCCGTGCTGGAAGCCGAAGCGATTGCCATCCATGAAAGTGACCGCGAAGCCAACCTGACCATGGCCCAGCATGGCATCGAGCTGATCCGTCGCCATCAGGGCAACGAGCAGACCTTGCTGACCTACGGCAACGCCGGCGCCCTGGCCAGCGGTGGTATCGGTACGGCCCTGGGGGTGATTCGCGCCGGTTATCTGGAGGGAATGGTCGAGCGTGTGTATGCCGGTGAGACCCGCCCTTGGCTGCAGGGTTCGCGCCTGACGGCCTGGGAGCTGGCCAACGAGGGCATCCCGGTGACCCTGTGCGCTGACTCGGCGCTGGCCCACCTGATGAAGACCAAGGGGATCACCTGGGTGGTGGTCGGCGCCGACTGCATCGCCGCCAATGGTGATGTGGCGAGCAAGATCGGCACCTATCAGCTGGCCGTCAGTGCCATGCACCATGGCGTGCGCTTCATGGTGGTGGCGTCGAGCACCAGCATCGACCTCAACCTGGCTACTGGCGAGGACATTCCGCTGGAAGAGCGTGAGGCCGATGAGCTGCTGGACTACGCCGGCACCCGCGTGGCGCCGCAGGTCGAGGCATTCAACCCGGTGTTCGACGTGACCCCGGCCGACCTGGTCGACGTGATCGTCACCGAGCGCGGCATCGTCGAGCGACCGGATACCGCCAAGCTGGCCCAGCTGATGTGTCGCAAGCGGTTGCATTGA